The following is a genomic window from Brachionichthys hirsutus isolate HB-005 chromosome 10, CSIRO-AGI_Bhir_v1, whole genome shotgun sequence.
gccgctcctcTTTCACAGGTAAATAAGAGCCGCACAGTATTTTAGCGTTTGCACGGCAGTTTGATGAAGATACTGAACTCCGGTGTTTCTCCCACGTCTTAAAGGAAAGCATAATAAACACGTTTTAATCTCCAGTAATTCACTGAAAATGTTCCTCAGGTTCCTCCAGTGCAGCAGCCAATGGTTGGTGTGGGTTCTATGCAGCCTCACATCTTTCCCGGTCCCATAGGCATGCCTCCGCCCTCCTTCCCACCAGGtgtcccccctcctcctttcatcaGGCCTGGCTTCAATCCCTTACAGATGCCTCCAGGTAGCGTGTCCTACAACTCTGCACCACAACAACCCAGCTCAGGGAAGCTTTTCTGAGGGTCATTCTCTATTTGTCaccggggttttttttttggttgaacAAATCTCTCTGGCAGGAAGTCAGCCCGTCTCTTCTCACCCCTCCTCTCCCAGGTTTCCCTCCACCAGGCGCCATGCCTTTAGGTCCCCTGCCTCCATCCAAAGGTGGGGTTGAAGAGCCACCTCTGGACCCAACAGGTCCGGGCAGCAGGAATAATGACGAAGTCCCGGAAGGGCCGAACATTTTCAACAACCAAATGGGACCTATAGGTCAGTCTGCCGTTCTTCCTGGGCTTTTCATCAaagttatgtttttatttttattagttttttgATCTTTGTGCAGGTAATAAAGTGTAGggctctttattttattttaaagatacGTCATAGTGCTTTAACAATGACTTTTTACAATTGTAAAtttgactttgttgttgttactcGTAAAGTTCCCTAATAATTCCatttaattacattacattgaatttagttttatttgtattgcagCAAATCATTAATAAAATGTGCCTTGACCGTTTGGgccgagaaagaaaaagagagcgagTCAGTGACATTGAGGGAAAAAGAATCCATGTGAAACTTCTAGAGACTAAACATTAACTTTGTGATTTTGTCATCATCGGGAAACTTTGACTTTGGACCACGTCATATCATCACACTAGAGGCAGGGATACAAAAATACAGTGAAAGGCTTTTTAATAAACCCACACAACAACTGCTGTGTTAAAATGTACGCCGATTAAAAGTAAGATTTGTCAGCTAATGTCAATTAATCTTCATCTTCCTGTGTAGACTATTCTAACTTCTTTCTCGAATGATGGTATATATCTTTTCATTGTATGGGCAAGTAAAAGCTAGTGTTTCTCAAGTatttatgtttgcattttgaCTAATATGAAAGGAGAATTAAACTTATGTCTGGAtttttgatcccccccccccctctacaggTAACCAGGTGGGTGCACCACTTGGTGGACTTCCAAGTTCTCTCTCGGCTGCTCCTCCAGGTTCTATCCCAACTGGTCCTTCGGGAAGCTTCCAACCACCTTCTGGTGGTCTCCTTGGTGCCCGACCTGGTATAATCCCGCTTCAGCGTCCTCCAGCCCCGCCGCCGCCACACATGCAACGCttccccccacctccaccgCACGGTCCACGACCCCCTCACCCTAACATGCCACCCATGCCGCCACAGATGATGCATAGAGGGCCGCACCCTCAAATCATGCACCATGACGCGCCTTCCTCTAAGGGAGGGTTTGGGATGGCCCCGGCCCAAAATATGAGAGCACCTTTCCTTCCCCGCGGGCATGGTCCTTCCATGCATGGCCCCCCCGCTCTCTTTGTCCGACCAGAGGCCGCATGTGGCCCGGACGGCCCAGAAGAGACGGACAGCAGGCCATTTAGAGGAGACAGGTCTGGATTCAGGGACCGAGAGACGGACAGGGAtcgagacagggacagagagagggacagagacagggacagaggttttggaggtggaaggcgTCCATTTGCtgacggagggagaggaggtggaggtgataGAGTAGATGGGAGGGACAGGCTTGGGGGGTGGCAGGAAGATGGAGGTGATCAACGAGGAGTGGGGTGGGAGAGAGATCGTGATCGGGACAGAGATCGGGATCGGGATAGAGACAGACGGGACTGGAGAGAGAGGCGCAGTAGCCTGGATCATGACAGGGGACGAGGGAGGAGTaatgatggagagagggagcgagcgCGGGGGGAGAGGGGAGAAAGAGGTAGGGGAGAGGGGGCGAGtcgagacagagggagaggagctgaagagaAAGAAGGGGACAGGCCAAGGCGGGCAGAACGGAGAGAGAGGGCCACGCGATGGGACAAAGACGATCGATTGGCCAGTGTGGAGAACATCGACAGACTTCAGACCTCTAACAGTACAGAGCAAACCAGTTTGACGCCTGCAGTCAAGGCCGAAACCAGTAAAGAACCAACTGTGGAGGCTTGTCAAAAAAAGACTGAATCCGAacctttagctccgcctcctcaggtAACTCCCGCCGAAGGGGAGCCGACACTGTCCGAGCTCCTACCTTCGGCTCAAAGTGAGCCCacagaaacaaaacaggaagCGGCGTCATAGACTGGTtcgctcctcctgcagccagaGACTGCTCTGAACCACTGAAAGTAACAAGCCTCAAATCCTTAGCAGATAAATAACCCGTCAATGATTTCCGGTTGGTAATAAACACTCTCCTGGGCAGTAACCCTTTCCTTGGAAACAAACGTTTCCCTTTCATGTGAAAGTGGTTGTTTTCAGACTTTTCGACTCGTTctcaaagttgttttttttttgcatctgtgtCACAGTATAAACGACTACTTGAAACCCGGCGTGTTTGGCTGTCATTCGAGTTGTTCTCCCTGTAAATTGTACTGTGCATTGTAACTTAGCTTTCCAGTTTATTTGagtttagattttattttttttaactcgagttgtgtttgcagatgaaggaaaCAAAGTATTTCTATggcaatttgtttttttttacttctttgtCTCATCTGTCTGATGGCAGACACTTCTCACCAAGGaacacgtttgtttttttggaagcCATGGTATGTCAAACACTGAAAAACAGAGAAGCCAATAATGTTTCTTTATTCCAGTCAtcgatttttgttgttgtcttatTGCAACACTTGcagccagtaaaaaaaaaaaaaggctctgaCCAGACTATGCTGGCTAAACAATTGATCAGAAATGGCCAGATAATTTAGAAAAAAGTTTAATATCCTTCTTGGTGTTAGGATAAATTACAGTCTGAATGACAATTACACATCGTTCACAAATTGCAGCGCGCTCCCTTTTATTATGTCCTCACTTCATCctctgatttcttttatttcaagttgaaaaaatatatagattcccccccccccctctttctcaaTCTACCAGACACATTTACTGACCAAAGCAAGTGCTGAAAAAAATCCTCTCATCTCAtggttttatttcactttaaagAAAGTATGTATTCCTGACATACTGTCTTTTACAGTACTTTAAAAACACTCCTGACAGTGCAACGTTATTTCGGAAATTAAGAATACTTCATATTCTTTGATTATGCTGTATCCAGATGTtacctaataaaaaaaaaccccagctgTTTATGCACGTAATGATTTTACTTGACTCCAAAAGTAATTAATAATGCGTTCTAGAAGCTTCTATGTTGGCATGatacagttttattttggttgagGTGGAGAGAATTATTGATATACAAAAGTACCTGTAAGGAGAATTATGTCTGCAAAGAAACGAATCCAGATGAGACTACATCTGTCCAAAAATtgctggaaaatgttttttaagcaAACtcgctttttgttttatttcgttTAAATATTTTGACTGTCAATTTTTCAAAAACAGTTTTGTCATGTCAAAGGAAGTCAAAGTCAAATGAGAGTAAAATCCTGTTCTTAGGATGTGCatactttctttctgctgtaaAAATGTATAATTCTTATTTGTCAAAGATTTTCAGTAGAACCTTTTACAAATCCGTATTTGAAGAATATTCAAAGCACGTTAATTTGACAACTATTGTACAAGAAGTCTTTCTGTTTCTGGCTGTcttttccctgtgtgtgtgtctgaaagatGGAGCCTCAGAATGCTAGGAATGAATGTCAGTCAAATTCTTGAACTTTTGTTTTGAACACATGAAAATGCAATATCTCGCCCTGTAGCTgaattattctttattattattattagttttaatCAGTTATCATTTGAAGCCCAGATCCTGCAAAGCCAATTCTTGAATACGTCTGACACACAGACATCCAGGGCATGAAGCGATGGAATGAAGCTCTGCCTGGGGTACACTGCTGTAAATATGCTTGTATCACTGACAATTGAAACCTGTAAAGATAAGATAGTTGATGTTCATTTTTTGACATGGAAGGTGCAATGGAGGCCTTCTGCTTTAAAGCCTTTTTAACTCTTAATGGTTTGGCAGTTGACAGATGTTTctattatttaattataataaaaaacgAAAGACATGGACTTAAAATCTTCAATATTTCAGCCAtaggaaattgtttttaataaacctttttattttttacaaaatattttgttcttGTTAACCCATGCTGTTAATTGTTATCTTTGGATGACAAAGGTATTGAAAAATACCAGTACCTAGCACCTGCTTGATGTAATGGCCTTGTTTAAATCTCACATGTCTGACGTTCAGTTTGATGGAGTAACCTGTCTAGTTCTCACAAGCTGGatgtttgttatttatgttGAAGTCTGAAACAGGAATGCAAGATTATTTGATACCAGTAGGTTTCAGCTGATGGGACGACAGACTTAATTCACTCACACTCCCCCCTAACAGATGAGAATATAGTTTCAggttagctaacattagcagttCTGATCAGGATATCACTTTATGACTGATCATAGCGGGCCTGCAGCATCGTGTGTGAGTTCAATCATAGCTTCTGCAGGGGCCCAACGACTAATAACACATTTTTTAATCAGCAGAAATGTATCCCATGCATAATGTCATATGAATACTGATGTGTATATTGTTTGTAGTTTCTTTAACGACAATGTAaggccactttttttttaacaataaataTTGCTGTTTGCTAGAAATACAATATTGGTGGATCAACATTTTTCATAACTACCGATGAcgatgtattttttatttttattttgaaagctctAGAGTtgatacaaatatatattatgaTTTACTCGCACCGTAATTGGCTGCAGCACGCCGTCACGAAAGGCGACCAATCAAAATGTATCATTTTGAGTATATCCACCCACGTTGTGAGTATATTGGATTCTAATTGGTTGTTTGCCTGGTACGCCCGCCCTTCTGGCACTTGCATAAATTGGTTGTCGAACCGAGGAAGTTGGTATTACGCAGAAAAAACTGCGAAGATGGAGTATAAAGCAGTTTGTGTGTTGGCAGGAGCTGTAGGAGTCAACGGGACTGTTCGTTTTGAGCAGGAGGTAAAAGTACGGCGTTTCTACGGAGGACCAAATATCTATTTTGTAATCGTAATCGAAAATACACATGCTAGTACGGCTAGCTTCGTGCACAAGCTGGTAGTTGAGAGAACTCTTGCTAGCTAGCGTCCCGTTCGGTTGAATGACGGTTCATCGTGCTCGGTGCTAATGTTGTGTTGTACGCACCGAACTGTTAATGTTTCGCTGCAAGCTGCGAAATACTTTAACGTCAGcgtaatgttaaaatgtttttttttattattataatttcagTAAAATTCAGGTATTCGTGTGAATTCCCCAATTCAGCTGATGTAGCGGGCATAAACGGCGACTTGTTTTAAAACGCACAACCTTTGTACATGCAAGGCTTTTATCTCGTTAATGATCTACAGAACTGTGTGTTTGTAGATTGTGACGTCGCCTGTTGCGCATATTCAGTTAGCCTTCCATATGTCTTCTTCGTGCCGGATAATACTTTATTTCTGAATAACACGTTGCAATCTAAAGGTgcgttattttttaaataagtgtgtattttgtgtatagTCTTTCTGCAGCCCGCAACGCTGGTTTCGCTTAGTCATGATCATGAGGGCGCATGCACAATCTCTTCATTCCCTTGAGATACAATCAGGCGtgtgcgtctgtctgtgtgtgagccGTGTAGACAGTCAAGTGAAAAACTTGTGTAGTTTCTCATCAGGGACTACAGGTTTAGGGTATTAAAGGAATTGGGGAGTGTTGTATAATACTCTGAGATTTTCTGGATCATTGGCCATCTTTGGAAGAAAAGCAGCCCCCAGAAACTGACCACTGCTCATTCTGGTCGGAGTAAGTGAGAGTAAGACGTGCACGTGTATATATTTGTCAGTGGAAGGTTGAAACACATCGCATtatggcaaaaaacaaaaactgctttGCTGCCGGGTATGGTGCGACTGTCGCAGAGAGCAGTGTCTAGTAACTGAAGTAACTGAGCAGGGGAGCCCGAGGCCGGCCGCTTCCCAGAAGCCGGTAGATTCCATGTACTGTACTTTAGTTTTGCTCGTTTGTCTCAAACGTGCAGTATTCCTTCACATGAATTAGCCCATTAAAATCTGGAAACCGTTTTGTTTTAAACGTTGATAGACAACCAATGTCTGAGTAAACATTGTAAACTTAATGTATCAAATCTAGCGTCAAGTAGTAATgctaacattttattattagcGGGCTGGAAATGAcgtgaaacaaaacaaagttgtcgtttattttctttaatgtttCGTTTTGAGTTTGCAATGAGGTTCTCTCGGGGGAAGTGAGGCAGAACGCTGTTTCGTTTAGCTTCCTGCCCGTTAATCCACCTGTCTCTGACGGCTTCCTCGTTGTCTCGATGTGCCAGACGGCGTTGGCGCCGGTAACGGTGACGGGAGAAATCACGGGGCTCACTCCAGGTGAACACGGCTTCCATGTCCATGTTTATGGAGACAACACAAATGGTAAGCATTCAAGAATGGCCTGGAGTCCAGGATTTGCAGATGAATGTTGTAATTCCTTCCCTCCGATTGAAGcctgtgatttgtttttaatgatttcTATTCTCCATTTCCCAGGATGCATCAGTGCTGGTCCTCACTTCAATCCACATGAAAAGACTCATGGGGGGCCTACTGATGCAGTTAGGTTAGTCTTGACTGATGAAAGACTCCACTCAGAATCCATCGACTAATACATTCCGTAATGCATTATAAACGCCCCCACGTTGACATTTAGATCGTAATTATCAAAAATGGAGATGCTCAGACTTTCTCTAATTGAATGAAATCTTGGTTTGCTGTGTGTACATTGGTCTGGAAGCTGCAAGCATTTGTTTGAACAAATGAGCGATAATATCTTTTCTTCTGCAACTAATTGTTGCTGAatttcaaatatataatataattttttttttgtctacacCCAAACATGCCTTTAAAATGATCagcatgtgaaaaaaaaaaaaccctgcgcGTTGTCGCTTGATCTGCTGACTGTTGATCTTGTGATTATCCAACTGTCGTTGACGTCTGTAAATAATTTCACTTATTTTCCGTGCCCCTTGTCGAACCGCTTAATGCTTTTCCagtgagaaaaaaatgcataatgttTTACAATTTTGCTGCTGGTTTATGACTAAAAGAGGAAAAATTGCATAaaaatattgtctttttttattaatggtaAATTACTGTACTAATAAAGAAATAGGCCATTTGGGGGTCTATCCTTTAGTAATTGAAATGGGAAGGAATCTGTCCAATGAAATCTTGCATTTCGTTTCATTTGAAACGTATGAAGTGCTAAtgtgtgattattttttttaatgaaatgtattGCAACGGCAACATGCCAAACGAGTTTGCATCTCGAGTATTTTAGGGTGTGGCACAAGGAGCATAACCTGCATGAACTTGTTACAGTTTGACTTCAGTGAAACGTGTTGGTTGAAGGCGTGTACTAATATCCACCATGTTTTCTcctttttgaatttgtttttaatgcaataGGCATGTTGGCGACCTGGGGAATGTAACTGCAGGAGCAGATGGTGTAGCTGCGATAAACATCACGGACTCAATGCTCACCCTGACTGGCGCCTTGTCCATCATCGGCAGAACCATGGTGGTAAGAGAGGCCGTCACTGTCCATTTCATTCAGGATGTTGCGTCCAACGAGTAGTTTGACTAAAGATAATGGATTTGCGTCATTGCTACTGCTACAAAGGACTTTGAAGAAATGAAAGCTTATTTGTGAAGTCTCAGTGGGACGCTGGTGTGCACTTGGGTCAGGAGACTTGGTACTGAGTGTTCTCTGGCATTGGAACGCCTCTTAAACGGTGTAGAAATGTGTTGGATGCTGTCGACAAGTAATGTGTTTGAATAAATGACACAGATTTTATCACAATGCTCAGATTTCAGATATCAACTCTGAAATTATTTAGCacattttttctattttttaaagaaagccaGCAAAACCTTCCTGAAAGTTCCATTTCCATTTGTCTTGTTACAGATCCATGAGAAGGCCGATGACCTTGGAAAAGGAGGCAACGACGAGAGTCTAAAGACGGGCAACGCTGGTGCACGCCAGGCCTGCGGAGTCATTGGCATCACCGTGTAGAGTACGGTCTGCTAGAGCATGGAGCACTGGAAGCTACTTTCCCTATAGCACTTAATATGACCAACCTAGCTatgtgatttgtgtttttcagtTGGTTGTTGCGAGTACATGAGCCGTGTTTCCTACTGTTCCTTATGTAATTGTAGCCATGTTAGCTGTTTGGTCCCAAAGAATTGCTAACGCACAAATAAACGGATGTGGACAATTTCCTGAGTCGCACGACATTGTTTGTGTAGCTAATTGCATCTGTTTTCTTTCGTGCTACAAGTGCAGTAAAAAGTACATTATTTCCATCTGAAATGTAGCAGAGTTGTTTAGAAAGTCATGGATTGGAGTTTGCCTCCTACTAAAATGGTGCGAAAAAAAGCGTTTAAAGAAATccagttgaatgaatgtgtttcaGAGTCATTCGAGTTTACCATTGATTTGAGTCCTGACTGGGATTAATCCATATCATCCTCTAGAGGGCGCCACCAGCCTTCATAGGGCAAATTGTAACAAGCCTGATGCTCAGTCACCAACAGTCCAGTTTTTACCATTTAAAACTAAGGATCGCGGTTAATACTGTATAGTACTTTCATTTTTCCTGGTGGTTGTGAAgctggaaatgtattttttgtggGTAATTACTTCCACATTTCCATCATAGAACCTCTTTGATGGAA
Proteins encoded in this region:
- the sod1 gene encoding superoxide dismutase [Cu-Zn] yields the protein MEYKAVCVLAGAVGVNGTVRFEQETALAPVTVTGEITGLTPGEHGFHVHVYGDNTNGCISAGPHFNPHEKTHGGPTDAVRHVGDLGNVTAGADGVAAINITDSMLTLTGALSIIGRTMVIHEKADDLGKGGNDESLKTGNAGARQACGVIGITV